A window from Chrysemys picta bellii isolate R12L10 chromosome 20, ASM1138683v2, whole genome shotgun sequence encodes these proteins:
- the LOC101936242 gene encoding cell surface glycoprotein MUC18-like yields the protein MALPGPLLLLAALALRWAHGEIPTVRLIDQEGPILEGSYVTLECLTDEAGADMSQFTFQKYSRWLHSWVSLDNPDRLRCWFFDVNVTRADGRLLLAISALQSWHAGAYRCVAANSTGNATASAELRLHVEYLRSVFVTRAHTWCGTVGDAVAVLEGEDLELQCSADASQPPQYEWSRQGDDWVVASSTLTLPHVSREQAGTYVCRAQHPSLPHLARSRAVRLDVEGAQSSYRLEPGLDLSPPMLLVAVGLPALLLLLLVLALGVFVLRRRQAAKIPAGEEPGQRTPIYKGSLESVPSAAGDQQPLVL from the exons ATGGCCCTGCCaggccccctgctcctgctcgcCGCCCTcgccctgcgctgggcccacgggg AGATACCCACCGTCCGCCTGATTGACCAAGAGGGCCCGATCCTGGAGGGCAGCTACGTGACCCTGGAGTGTCTGACGGACGAGGCCGGAGCTGACATGAGCCAATTCACCTTCCAGAAATACAGTCGG TGGCTCCACTCCTGGGTCTCCCTGGACAATCCCGACCGGCTCCGCTGCTGGTTCTTCGACGTGAACGTGACGCGGGCGGAcgggcgcctcctgctggccatcagcGCCCTGCAGTCCTGGCACGCCGGGGCCTACCGCTGCGTGGCCGCCAACAGCACCGGCAACGCCACGGCCTCCGCCGAGCTCCGCCTGCACGTGGAGT atctgcGGAGCGTCTTCGTGACCCGTGCCCACACGTGGTGCGGGACCGTGGGCGACGCCGTGGCCGTGCTGGAGGGCGAGGACCTGGAGCTGCAGTGCTCGGCTGacgcctcccagcccccccagtatGAGTGGAGCCGCCAG GGGGACGACTGGGTGGTGGCGTCCAGCACGCTGACCCTGCCCCACGTGAGCCGGGAGCAGGCCGGGACCTACGTGTGCCGGGCCCagcaccccagcctgccccacctgGCGCGCAGCCGGGCCGTGCGGCTGGACGTGGAGGGGGCGCAGAGCAGCTACCGGCTGG agCCGGGCCTGGACCTGAGCCCCCCCATGCTGCTGGTGGCCGTGGGGCTGCCggccctgctgctcctgctgctggtgctggcgCTCGGCGTCTTCGTCCTGCGGCGCCGCCAGGCCGCCAAGATCCCAGCCGG GGAGGAGCCCGGCCAGCGCACCCCGATCTACAAAGGCAGCCTGGAGTCGGTGCCCTCGGCCGCGGGGGACCAGCAGCCCCTGGTGCTGTGA